From one Azospirillum sp. TSH100 genomic stretch:
- a CDS encoding NAD(P)-dependent methylenetetrahydromethanopterin dehydrogenase, with product MGAPYVLHMITPLATVSPFDVNMAVDAGIDTVVPYTGIETAQVEALTQDAMFSRDPKNAVRTGLFIGGRDAAMALDMLDVARKAMFPPFRISVFADPSGAFTTAAAMVAVVERALRRSRQDGLAGLDVQVYGATGVVGGIAGLIAAQAGGNVTLVSHRGVPAVQGKAEEFGRRYGVTLSCADTSAGGKAALMERVQVVLACGKAGITVLNAEDLRAAQHLRVAADINAVPPAGVEGVGVQDDGAPLTVQPTAVGIGALAIGNVKFKVQHHLLERMQTGGIAVAFDFQDAMDAARTIAGKAQ from the coding sequence ATGGGTGCCCCTTACGTGCTGCACATGATCACGCCGCTGGCGACTGTCAGCCCGTTCGATGTCAACATGGCGGTGGACGCCGGCATCGACACGGTCGTCCCCTACACCGGCATCGAGACCGCACAGGTCGAGGCGCTGACCCAGGACGCCATGTTCTCCCGCGATCCGAAGAACGCGGTGCGCACGGGCCTGTTCATCGGCGGGCGCGACGCGGCGATGGCGCTGGACATGCTGGATGTGGCGCGCAAGGCGATGTTCCCGCCCTTCCGGATCTCGGTCTTCGCCGATCCGTCCGGCGCCTTCACCACCGCCGCCGCCATGGTCGCGGTGGTGGAGCGCGCCCTGCGGCGGTCCAGGCAGGACGGCCTTGCCGGCCTGGATGTCCAAGTGTATGGCGCCACCGGCGTCGTCGGCGGCATCGCCGGGCTGATCGCGGCTCAGGCCGGCGGAAATGTCACCCTGGTCAGCCACCGCGGCGTGCCGGCGGTGCAGGGCAAGGCGGAGGAGTTCGGTCGGCGCTATGGCGTCACGCTGTCCTGCGCCGATACCTCTGCTGGCGGCAAGGCGGCGCTGATGGAACGGGTACAGGTTGTTCTGGCCTGTGGCAAGGCCGGGATCACGGTGCTCAATGCAGAGGATCTGCGTGCGGCACAGCACCTGCGTGTTGCCGCCGACATCAATGCGGTGCCGCCGGCCGGGGTGGAGGGAGTCGGCGTGCAGGACGACGGTGCGCCCTTGACGGTTCAACCGACTGCCGTCGGCATCGGTGCGCTTGCCATCGGCAACGTCAAGTTCAAGGTCCAGCACCATCTGCTGGAGCGGATGCAGACCGGCGGCATCGCTGTCGCCTTTGATTTCCAGGACGCCATGGACGCGGCGCGCACCATCGCCGGAAAGGCCCAGTGA
- a CDS encoding beta-ribofuranosylaminobenzene 5'-phosphate synthase family protein encodes MNDQRNRIGEVWVHAPARLHAGFVDLNGGLGRRFGSLGIAIDRPAIILRARPTDSLTVSGPSADRVRRSIERLGQEAGLSDAVAVTVEEAIPPHVGLGSGTQTDLAVAAALVCLEGRGTAARDLARALERGARSGIGLAAFEQGGVLLDGGRGGLDAAPPLIARAPFPEDWRILLLLHRGGHGLHGAPEAEAFRRLPPFPPAAAAHLCRLVLMVALPALAEGDVDRFGQAIGELQRTVGDHFAPAQGGRFTSPLVADALSWLEAQGIGGVGQSSWGPTGFAIVGDAAQAERLAHGMRSRWAGSPLEVMVCQGRNSGATLRNQLAGAETAPAVRWAAGV; translated from the coding sequence ATGAACGACCAGCGCAATCGGATAGGGGAGGTCTGGGTCCATGCACCCGCGCGTCTGCATGCCGGCTTCGTCGATCTGAACGGTGGATTGGGGCGCCGCTTCGGCAGCCTCGGCATCGCCATCGACAGGCCCGCTATTATCCTGCGCGCCCGTCCGACCGACAGTCTGACTGTCAGCGGCCCGTCGGCCGACCGCGTCCGCCGCAGCATCGAACGGCTGGGCCAGGAAGCCGGTTTGTCCGATGCCGTCGCCGTAACGGTGGAGGAGGCGATTCCGCCCCATGTTGGATTGGGGTCCGGCACCCAGACCGACCTTGCCGTCGCCGCGGCGCTGGTCTGTCTGGAAGGACGGGGCACTGCTGCCCGCGATCTGGCCCGCGCACTGGAGCGCGGGGCGCGGTCCGGCATCGGGCTGGCCGCCTTCGAGCAGGGCGGGGTTCTGCTGGACGGCGGTCGGGGCGGGCTGGACGCCGCCCCGCCCCTGATCGCGCGGGCGCCCTTCCCGGAGGACTGGCGCATCCTGCTGCTGCTCCATCGTGGCGGCCATGGGCTGCACGGCGCGCCGGAGGCCGAAGCCTTCCGCCGGCTGCCGCCCTTCCCGCCCGCCGCCGCCGCGCATCTGTGCCGGTTGGTGCTGATGGTCGCTCTGCCGGCGCTGGCCGAAGGCGATGTTGACCGCTTCGGACAGGCTATCGGCGAGCTTCAGCGCACGGTCGGCGACCATTTCGCCCCGGCCCAGGGGGGGCGCTTCACCAGCCCGCTGGTGGCCGACGCGCTGTCTTGGCTGGAGGCGCAGGGCATCGGCGGGGTTGGTCAGAGCAGCTGGGGGCCGACCGGCTTCGCCATCGTCGGCGACGCGGCGCAGGCGGAGCGGCTAGCCCACGGGATGCGCAGCCGCTGGGCGGGCTCACCGCTGGAGGTGATGGTCTGCCAGGGGCGGAACAGCGGTGCAACCTTGCGGAACCAGTTGGCCGGGGCGGAGACCGCCCCCGCCGTCCGGTGGGCCGCAGGAGTATGA